The region GTAGCTTATTACCGATTTATAATCATCATTTGAATTTGTAATATCTCCCTTATTGATATACTCTTCAACTCTACCATAACCATCATATTTAAATTCAATTTCGGAAGTTAATGGTGTTGAACCAAATTCATAAACTTTTTTAACTGTTTTTGTCAAAAGTACCCCCGCTTGTCTTCGACCTTCTTTTCCTCCAACATCAAAATTTAAAGAATAAGTACCATTTATATCTAATAACCCACTAGAATTAGTAGCTTTTACTTGATACGTGTTTTCTGTTTTAGAATATAACTCAGAAACATTGTTGGAAACTTTATAAACTGCACTTTCTTTTACTAATCCTTCTAAGAAATAACTAGAATTATGATATTTTACTACCGATTTTCTTGTAGTATATGCATCTAAAACTTCATGAGTTTCAACTGTTTCATAACCATAAAACGAACGCTCTCTTCTATCGTATTTACCTTTTTCATACTTAAATGTTTTAGTGAAACTGTCAACTCCATCGTTTACCAAATCTCTTCCATCATTAACAGTAACTGAAGACATTGCCCATTTTGCATGTGGATTATCAAAACTTACAGGTTGAACTGCATAATCCACTGTAAAACTACCCCCTAATGGATTAATTACTGTTTTAAGTTTATTGGTTCTACCAACTCTCGATTTATATACAGTAATTGAATTATCATTATTTTGAACATAATCAATGAAACCATCAGCATTCATATCTCTAAATTCTTTGTTGTTTTCTGAAATTGATAAGTTTGCACTACCTCCTATTGTAAAACCTGCTTTAAAATACACTAACGGAATTGGTATAACAAACCATCCTATTGGAATCCATAAATAAAAAATACATCTACCCCAAAATTTTGAAAAACTTCCTTGCGCAGAAAGGGATGTTAATTTATTATTATTTAACATACTTAGAAGTGGTGAAATAGTATCATATTTAATACTTAATGGAGTATCTGAAAATTTATTCCCTAAATTAAATCTCACAGAAGCAGTTGCTGTATCATACGTCAATAAATCAGGTAATGAATCACCATTTAAATCAATAAAAAAGTTATTTGTATTACCTGAAGTTGAAGACATCCCTACAGAAACTGAAAAAGGAATATTTCCATTTCCAGAAAAACCAATGTTGATAGATGGGGCATTTAATGGAGAAGGCTTAGACAAAACAGGAGATACATAATTAAAATTCTCATTTGATAAACTAAATGAATTTCCATAATTAAATTTAATTTTATTACCGCTTTCCACATTAAAAATATCAACTAATCCATCACCATTTATATCAATAAAAGATTGATTTTCAGAATTATTACCTCCAAGATTCAAACTTAATCCTAACCCTGCAGAAAAAGTTGGCTTACCATTATCTTGTTTTTTTGTTTTAGTACCACCTCTTCCAGCAATAGGAAATTCACGACTTAAACCCATTGCATAGTTATCATTACTTGATGCATTTGTAATTCCAAAGGCCGAATTCAAATCTCTATGACCTCCTGTCATTGCTGTTCTGTAAAATGAATTTGTAGTTAAGACATCTGGATATCTATCTCCATTTATATCAATAAAATCTGATAATAAATTACTATATCTTGAATTACTTTTTGAGGCATTAATAGAACCATAACCAGCTGAATAAGAGACCGCGACACTACGATGCTCTTTATTTACTCCAAACATTCCTGTAAATAAATTTGGTTGTAATGGTTCACTTTCATCTCCTTCGCTTCCAAAGTAATCCTCAGGAAAATAACCATTTTCACCACTTCCGCAATTAACAGAATCAACTTGAGAATATTCATTATCAAAAACACAAACCCATCTTCTAGTATTATTTTGATCAAGCTCAATCTTAGCAAACATTGACATAAATGCAAGACTAAAATTTAAATTACTCAAAACTGGATTATTTAATAAGTCCTCTGTAGTTTGCTCAACATTTCCAATATTAATTGTACCATCAGCAGGTAAATTTAAAGTACCATTCATTGAACTATTTACACAATTTTCGTAAGCATTTGGATCTGCATAAATATCACAACCAGATATTAAAAAATTTAATTGACTCTCATCAATAGTAAGGTCTAAAACATCTATAAGTTTACCATGAATATCAGAAGGAATATTTGTATTAGAATTAAAGCTAGAATTATAAATAAATTGACCCCAGTTTCTATGCATCCCACCTAATCTATAATTTAAATTAGTATTTGGATAAATTAAAACTCTTCTAAAATCAGACAATGAACTTGTGAGCTCTCCATTTGCAAACGCAGTTGAAGTACCAATAATAATATTAGCTGCATTAGGAATAAAATTAAAACCGCTAGTTATTGTCGCACAATTTAAATCATATGATACTTGATTCGTGTATTTATAAAATAAACTCAAATTTGTTTTATTATCAACATAATACTCAAAAGACAAACTAGGCAATTCAGTAGAGTTATTTAAAACAAAAGCAATTGGTGTTTCATCATCAATAATATAATTTCCATTTACTATTGCAATTTTCCTTTTCCCTAAAAGAATACCATTTTTCTTTACAACAAATGTAAAAAAACCATTATCAGATGATATAAATGAATATGGATTAGAAACGCTACTTGGAGAAATTGGTTTAACATAATATGTATTAGTACTACTTGTACCTTGATAATTTACACTTGTACATTTAAACTCATATTGAGTCTGTAAACTAGAACCTAGATTTCTAATATTAATATCATTAGCTTCTTGATATATTGTATGTGTTGGTATTGCATACTTTATAAATCCATTTGGCGAAGAAGTATTAACTGGTGTAAATTCAAATTTTGGATACCAATTTTCATTATTCCAATTAACATTCGAGTCAGAAATTACATCAAAATAAAAACCAATATTGGATTTACCATTTCCAATATTAAAATTTTGAATAATATTTTCGCCATACATTATAATATTTGTATTAGCAAAGTAATCGTATTCATACATTACCGATTCATTAACAACTGAACCTTGCTCATTATATTCTCTATATGTAATTTTAAATTTAACATCATCAGTTAAATTTAATGGAATATCTCCCCAGCTTATTTTTACATTTCCACTTTCTTCAATTAAAACTTCTCCATCATTTGAATCTAATTTGAAACCTTCTGAATGGTCATATACTTTAGTACTATATCCATTTGCATCCAAATACACATCATTACCAATATAATTAATTACTGGAGATGTCTGTAAAGTATCATTTTCAAAATCCGTATTTTTTCTAACTCTAAAAAAGAACTTTTGTCCTTTTTTGACAAACAAACCATTTGTATTATTTCCTAAAGGTGGATTATTTCCAGAATAATTTAAAATAACAATATTATCAGATATAACTGAATTATTAAATTCCTTTAAATAGACTCTAAAAGGAATTGAGTTCGGTTCTGAAAATTGCGTTTCAATAGTATATAATAATGAACTATTATTTGAAGTAGGATTAAAAGTTACATTATCAGAAATTGTAATATTACCATCAAATGGTGCTTCCCAAACTCTTACAATGTCATACTTTGTATAATCAAAATCATTTAACTCTTGTTCTGGATCAGGCAATTCTTCAGGTTGATAAACATCTGCCGTAATCAACATATTTGGTGTATTTTCAGAAGAAGTTTCAAAAGTATTTGCACCATTATTAAAATAAACTACACCATCCCTTACTATGTCAGGTAAATTATCACCATTACTGTCATTTAAATATATTGATGTTGTTTCCTTTGATTTAAATCTTTTTTTACCAACATATAAACCATAAAACATGAAATCAAAAGATTCCCCAAACATAGTTTTTGTTTTACCATTTGATTTATAATATTCGTTGATATTTTGTAATTCTATATCACTACCAAATGTTAACACTTCAGAACTGAGTCTTGGTTGATAATATAATTTATTATTTTTTTTAAACAATATGTCATCTAAACCGTCACCATTGATATCTGAAAAAGTTACCTTTCCTTTACTTTTTTGATATGATTCTCCAAAAGGCACACCAATAGTAAATGATCTATTAGGTTTGTTCGTTTTATAAAACGGCCATTCTAAACCTATTGCCGGTCTTACATCCCAACTAAACTCTGTTTTTTGGCTAGTATTTAAATAACTTGGATTAAAATCTATCAAATAATCAGGATTAATATTGGGTAAAGATTCTTCCCTTGACTTTTCAAAAAGAATGTCATTAGCTATATCATCATAATAATCAAATGTATGTTCATAAAGATTGACACTATTATTATCTTGCTCTATAATTTTTTTTAATATAGTTTTTTCAAATTTACCTAAAACATAATCAAGCTTGTAACTTCTAATTTGATTATTGTTATAAGAAACCTTAATTTTGTCAAGTTTAAAAGGTGTAATTTGTTTTAACCCTAATTTTGTAAAAACTGAAATATCAGGTCTAGTAATAGAACTTTCATTAATAAAATCGACACAATATACACCATCTGAACCATTATGTCCAGTATATTTAATACTACTAAGATTATAAACTAAACCTCCATTCAAGTTTTCATTAACTCCATTACCATCTGAATAAATTTGTTTATTATAATAATAATTTATAGTATTTCCATTAACATCTTCAACCCTGTATAAAGACCAATGCACAATATTATTTTGATCATTTTTAATTACTGCATTAGGCTCTACATTATCTTTTCCTCCATACCAGCTAACAGTTCCATCAGTTGAGGTAACTTTCCAAATATAATTTGTTGGATTTTGTCCTTTTCTTTCAATTTTGGCAAAACCACCTTGTTTCCTTGTAGTAAATTGTTTTTCAATTGTCCCTCTAACTTGCGGAATAGTTTGATAAACTCCATTAAATAAGATGTGTCTATTTGGCATCCAATCTTCATAAACAATTTTTGAAAGCCTAACTTTCGGATACATTAACTGTTCCCCATTAATCATATATATTTCTGACTCGTTTGTTGAATCAAATGTTGGCACACCCCATCTTGTATCTAATGTTATCGCTGGTGTACTTATTCCCCAACCTTCACCTAACCAGCCATTTCCACTATCACTATTATAATTAATACTTACATTTGGTTGCATCCCATTTCTTCCTGATGGAATTTTAATTGGATAACCTATATTTGCTTCACCTTTTTGAGAAACTTCCGGCGGACTTATCAATGTCATACCAGATGTTGGATCAGCAGCTTTAATATCACTCATCATTGTTGGTGTGAATGAACTTGTTTGTGGGCTTTCTGGGGTCTGAATAATTCCATTTACATAATCACCAGATTGATTAGATAATGAAACAATTATATTCTCACTTTCTATTAATGTATCTTTTTCTAAAGGAAGCCATTTTTTATAATCACTATCAAAACGAAAAGTTTTAATATCTTTTTTTGTATAACCATTCGGAATTAATAAAGAATCATACTCTATAAACAATTTAAAAGCAGAAGAATCTTTTACTTCAACATCATTTACTCGGTAGGCTGTTTTATTTTTAGTAACATTAACAAAATTTGATTCGAACTGAGGAATATCAATTTGTCTTAATTCTTTAATAGAATATTTTTTTGTTTCATATTCAACATAATTCTTAGTTAAACTACTAATCAAATTTATCTTAGAATCTAAATTCTCTAATGCATAATTTCTATCTGCAACAATAAACTGATTAACTTTTACTTCAATTTTATCAATTAATACTTTATCTTTAAATAATTTTAATTCTAAATTTTTATCATCAAAATCTAAAAGCTTTTCTTCAAACTGATTATTAGTAATTTTAATTGGCTTATCATTAGCTAACAAATTATAACCTGAATTTTCTAATTGATTATGTGAATTTAAAAAGCCATTTAGGTAAATGTTATTATCCTTTTCTTTATAACCAATCTAACTTTTTAACTCAATAATATGATTATCTTTTTGTTCTTTTGTAAAAATTTTTAGGTTTTTAATTCTGTAACTATATTGCGCTTTGTTAGGGATAGTAAAATAAATGGTATTAATACCTTTTTTTAACCAAGAAATATCAATTTTCTCTTCTACATTTTGCCATTCTTTAGAAAATTTCACAACATAACCTCCAACAACTTGATTAAAGTTAAAACATCTTGATGGAAGTGTTGATTTATCAATTCCCTTGATATCGTATGTTAAATAAAAATCTTTCCCAATAAAATTATTGTCGTCTATATTAACTTTAAAAATATTGTCATAAACTATATCGGAATCACCTTGCTTATTAATTCCAATTAGCCCTTCTTTCAAATCTGATGTGTAAACTATATTATTATTATTATTATTAGTAGTAGTAGTAGTAGTAGTAGTAGTAGTAGTAGTAAACTTAATTCCTGATTTAGCTTTTTCGACTTCACTAACATTCATTTTTGGCTCATTAAAAGTAACATTTGATAAGTCAAAAAATGGCTGTCTCGAACCTA is a window of Flavobacterium indicum GPTSA100-9 = DSM 17447 DNA encoding:
- a CDS encoding SpvB/TcaC N-terminal domain-containing protein, with the protein product MLANDKPIKITNNQFEEKLLDFDDKNLELKLFKDKVLIDKIEVKVNQFIVADRNYALENLDSKINLISSLTKNYVEYETKKYSIKELRQIDIPQFESNFVNVTKNKTAYRVNDVEVKDSSAFKLFIEYDSLLIPNGYTKKDIKTFRFDSDYKKWLPLEKDTLIESENIIVSLSNQSGDYVNGIIQTPESPQTSSFTPTMMSDIKAADPTSGMTLISPPEVSQKGEANIGYPIKIPSGRNGMQPNVSINYNSDSGNGWLGEGWGISTPAITLDTRWGVPTFDSTNESEIYMINGEQLMYPKVRLSKIVYEDWMPNRHILFNGVYQTIPQVRGTIEKQFTTRKQGGFAKIERKGQNPTNYIWKVTSTDGTVSWYGGKDNVEPNAVIKNDQNNIVHWSLYRVEDVNGNTINYYYNKQIYSDGNGVNENLNGGLVYNLSSIKYTGHNGSDGVYCVDFINESSITRPDISVFTKLGLKQITPFKLDKIKVSYNNNQIRSYKLDYVLGKFEKTILKKIIEQDNNSVNLYEHTFDYYDDIANDILFEKSREESLPNINPDYLIDFNPSYLNTSQKTEFSWDVRPAIGLEWPFYKTNKPNRSFTIGVPFGESYQKSKGKVTFSDINGDGLDDILFKKNNKLYYQPRLSSEVLTFGSDIELQNINEYYKSNGKTKTMFGESFDFMFYGLYVGKKRFKSKETTSIYLNDSNGDNLPDIVRDGVVYFNNGANTFETSSENTPNMLITADVYQPEELPDPEQELNDFDYTKYDIVRVWEAPFDGNITISDNVTFNPTSNNSSLLYTIETQFSEPNSIPFRVYLKEFNNSVISDNIVILNYSGNNPPLGNNTNGLFVKKGQKFFFRVRKNTDFENDTLQTSPVINYIGNDVYLDANGYSTKVYDHSEGFKLDSNDGEVLIEESGNVKISWGDIPLNLTDDVKFKITYREYNEQGSVVNESVMYEYDYFANTNIIMYGENIIQNFNIGNGKSNIGFYFDVISDSNVNWNNENWYPKFEFTPVNTSSPNGFIKYAIPTHTIYQEANDINIRNLGSSLQTQYEFKCTSVNYQGTSSTNTYYVKPISPSSVSNPYSFISSDNGFFTFVVKKNGILLGKRKIAIVNGNYIIDDETPIAFVLNNSTELPSLSFEYYVDNKTNLSLFYKYTNQVSYDLNCATITSGFNFIPNAANIIIGTSTAFANGELTSSLSDFRRVLIYPNTNLNYRLGGMHRNWGQFIYNSSFNSNTNIPSDIHGKLIDVLDLTIDESQLNFLISGCDIYADPNAYENCVNSSMNGTLNLPADGTINIGNVEQTTEDLLNNPVLSNLNFSLAFMSMFAKIELDQNNTRRWVCVFDNEYSQVDSVNCGSGENGYFPEDYFGSEGDESEPLQPNLFTGMFGVNKEHRSVAVSYSAGYGSINASKSNSRYSNLLSDFIDINGDRYPDVLTTNSFYRTAMTGGHRDLNSAFGITNASSNDNYAMGLSREFPIAGRGGTKTKKQDNGKPTFSAGLGLSLNLGGNNSENQSFIDINGDGLVDIFNVESGNKIKFNYGNSFSLSNENFNYVSPVLSKPSPLNAPSINIGFSGNGNIPFSVSVGMSSTSGNTNNFFIDLNGDSLPDLLTYDTATASVRFNLGNKFSDTPLSIKYDTISPLLSMLNNNKLTSLSAQGSFSKFWGRCIFYLWIPIGWFVIPIPLVYFKAGFTIGGSANLSISENNKEFRDMNADGFIDYVQNNDNSITVYKSRVGRTNKLKTVINPLGGSFTVDYAVQPVSFDNPHAKWAMSSVTVNDGRDLVNDGVDSFTKTFKYEKGKYDRRERSFYGYETVETHEVLDAYTTRKSVVKYHNSSYFLEGLVKESAVYKVSNNVSELYSKTENTYQVKATNSSGLLDINGTYSLNFDVGGKEGRRQAGVLLTKTVKKVYEFGSTPLTSEIEFKYDGYGRVEEYINKGDITNSNDDYKSVISYQTGLNNNLITIPKKIQVFTGGTFANLVREREITNVNANTGAILSLKSKLNSTDFAITNMTYDAYGNLKTISGPSTSFGQMTYTYTYDNILNKYLIGVEDAFGYHSSTLYDYNFDTVLKSTDITGNEINYTYDNLGRLIKIIAPKEAGNTDPYTIAFEYMPTYSQVEANELDSFVSTTNFIPFAVTKHYDAQHPTDPIETINFVDGLGSNIQVKKDIEVNIGTSQLPEYEQQMSVSGYVTKDIRGRVIKTYQPRSEGKDETINYLINQAATPNTSFNEVEYDVLDRTTKTIDMEGNVSTMSFSIENDPFGILSFKTKSIVDQNASAQLINETFTDINGRNISTLNAGTIKTKFNYDAIGQLTSYTDDQNISTSYIYDLAGRKIQVNHPDNGTTKYIYDVASNLVRLQTANLIAQNKSIEYTYDINRIIQIKFPDLSGIDNIANVTYSYGSSTSGNSAGKIIEQNDATGKQEFSYGNMGETNGIKRTIVAPNLPTRVFITKFNYDSFNRIQELTYPDGEKVEYYYNLGGNLNRMSTLLNEEGYDYIKQIDYDYFEQKTYMKYGNNTETFYTYSPAQRRLQNLNVKTANGQNMFSNNYSYDKVGNVINIDNLATYNTGNKMGGVYHNKYEYDNLNRLTYAEGNFEGFISRGTGFNRKAYNTSMVYNTTHGIVKKRQLHTSHGYMPIYDNSYTNNYDYQNGSHKVIRITNVENNTSEYFKYDSNGNMIQNQNDSSYRRMYWDEFNRLRVVYDNEQLMQHYIYDAAGERVLKASSEVESVFENGQIDGVSATMGLYTTYVSPYVVIDANQHYSKHYFNGTQRVVSRYGEQHVSIFEENNLLLAAPNNLSEKNKT